The Podarcis raffonei isolate rPodRaf1 chromosome 2, rPodRaf1.pri, whole genome shotgun sequence genome window below encodes:
- the APOF gene encoding apolipoprotein F, producing MNLSNMYRPSLPPKAFLTFFGFLLLCHESEVHLLSMANPREKASEDHPLTSDSPSVPLRIFLSSISPNSPQLPQKGVSCEDLMPEALDGFADVPELSQTLIRAALVLALQRAGCSRHAETLVLHLYEELGQVDSDDLLFAMAGSLNTTQSPGQRKSSVALQFNLDQLAQTPVHHCRGLLPVNGSLLYGKAHKVYRGFPAASKACHRLGDSCAGVASSDSTSFYVVERKGSYFLPRHGATSWLHQCRRLGRGRRSTAEDCDNETEEKIYLILDWIPWVGAFYSLATSVYFAKLNCMELAHQRAMSCAIDIGHDFLLFATGGASGVLGMGIYAGLKPGLKTAVRAMLRYLREERNTFPVPSNYSGPVTTF from the coding sequence ATGAACCTGTCCAACATGTATCGGCCCTCGCTACCTCCCAAGGCCTTCTTGACTTTCTTTGGCTTCCTGCTCCTATGCCATGAATCGGAAGTGCACTTGCTGTCCATGGCGAATCCCAGGGAGAAGGCTTCCGAAGACCACCCACTGACCTCTGACTCCCCCTCTGTTCCTCTCCGCATCTTCCTGAGCTCCATCTCCCCGAATTCCCCCCAGTTGccccaaaaaggggtttcctGCGAGGACTTGATGCCTGAAGCCCTGGACGGTTTTGCTGATGTGCCTGAGCTCTCCCAGACCCTCATCCGAGCTGCCTTAGTGCTGGCCCTGCAAAGGGCAGGCTGTAGCCGGCATGCGGAAACCCTCGTCTTGCACCTCTACGAGGAGCTAGGACAGGTAGATTCGGACGACCTCCTCTTTGCGATGGCCGGGTCTCTGAACACCACTCAGTCCCCCGGTCAGAGGAAGAGCAGCGTAGCCTTGCAATTCAACTTGGACCAGCTTGCGCAAACGCCAGTCCATCACTGCCGAGGTCTGTTGCCGGTGAACGGGTCCCTCCTGTACGGCAAGGCACACAAAGTCTACCGGGGTTTTCCAGCGGCTTCCAAAGCCTGTCACCGTCTAGGGGATTCCTGTGCCGGCGTGGCCTCCAGCGACAGCACCAGCTTCTACGTGGTGGAAAGAAAGGGCAGCTACTTCCTGCCCCGCCATGGCGCCACCTCCTGGCTCCACCAGTGCCGCAGGCTTGGAAGAGGCCGCCGTTCCACCGCGGAGGACTGCGACAATGAGACTGAGGAGAAAATCTACCTTATCCTGGACTGGATTCCTTGGGTCGGCGCCTTCTACAGCCTTGCCACCAGCGTGTACTTTGCAAAGCTGAACTGCATGGAACTGGCGCATCAGCGTGCTATGAGCTGCGCCATAGACATAGGCCATGATTTTCTGCTTTTTGCGACTGGCGGGGCCAGCGGCGTTCTTGGCATGGGGATTTATGCGGGGCTAAAGCCAGGCTTGAAGACAGCAGTGCGTGCCATGCTGAGGTATTTGAGAGAGGAGAGGAACACTTTTCCTGTCCCTTCCAACTACTCTGGTCCAGTCACCACCTTCTAG